One region of Tamandua tetradactyla isolate mTamTet1 chromosome 6, mTamTet1.pri, whole genome shotgun sequence genomic DNA includes:
- the PIRT gene encoding phosphoinositide-interacting protein: MEALPPALEVDEKSPESKDLLPSQTASSLCISSRSESVWTAAPRSNWEIYRKPIVIMSVGGAILLFGVVITCLAYTLQLGETTMTVLRMTGPAFLSLGLMMLVCGLVWVPIIKKKHKQKQKSVFFQNLKSFFLNR, from the coding sequence ATGGAGGCTCTTCCCCCGGCCCTGGAGGTTGACGAGAAGTCCCCGGAGTCCAAGGACCTGCTGCCCAGCCAGACCGCCAGCTCTCTGTGCATCAGCTCCAGAAGCGAGTCCGTCTGGACCGCCGCCCCCAGGAGCAACTGGGAGATCTACCGCAAGCCCATCGTCATCATGTCCGTGGGCGGGGCCATCCTCCTGTTCGGAGTGGTTATCACCTGCCTGGCCTACACCCTGCAGCTGGGGGAGACGACAATGACGGTCCTCAGGATGACAGGGCCTGCCTTCCTGTCCCTGGGACTCATGATGCTGGTGTGCGGGTTAGTGTGGGTGCCCATCATCAAAAAGAAGCACAAGCAGAAACAGAAGTCGGTCTTCTTCCAGAACCTCAAGTCCTTCTTCCTGAATCGCTGA
- the TMEM238L gene encoding transmembrane protein 238-like, with protein MLLGRPWGGCKPGRCVALLTLALVFDATGLTLLLLGIFAPLSYWDFLVYTGALVLALSLLFWVTWYSINIEVPLEELDL; from the coding sequence ATGCTGCTGGGGAGGCCGTGGGGGGGATGCAAGCCCGGGAGGTGCGTGGCCCTCCTCACCCTTGCCCTCGTGTTTGATGCCACCGGTCTGACCCTGCTGCTGTTGGGGATCTTCGCCCCCCTGAGCTACTGGGACTTCTTGGTCTACACAGGCGCCCTGGTCCTGGCACTCAGCCTGCTCTTCTGGGTCACCTGGTATTCCATCAACATTGAGGTGCCTCTTGAGGAGCTGGACTTGTAG